A window from Salvia miltiorrhiza cultivar Shanhuang (shh) chromosome 2, IMPLAD_Smil_shh, whole genome shotgun sequence encodes these proteins:
- the LOC131009922 gene encoding LOB domain-containing protein 25-like, which produces MASSSSSSSSYSSPPCASCKFLRLRCLSGCIFAAYFPAEEPTKFVNVHKIFGVSNVSKLLNEIPPHQREDTVKSLAYEAEARLKDPVYGSCFEGPFIAGRIAGTPLFGG; this is translated from the exons ATGgcttcttcatcatcatcttcgAGCAGCTACTCAAGCCCTCCGTGCGCCTCCTGCAAATTCCTGCGACTGAGATGCCTATCCGGCTGTATCTTCGCTGCGTATTTCCCGGCGGAGGAGCCGACGAAGTTCGTGAACGTGCACAAGATCTTCGGCGTCAGCAACGTGAGCAAGCTGCTGAACGAGATCCCGCCTCACCAGCGCGAGGACACCGTGAAGTCGCTGGCTTACGAAGCCGAGGCTCGGCTGAAAGATCCCGTCTACGGCT CTTGCTTTGAAGGGCCTTTCATAGCTGGAAGAATAGCTGGAACTCCACTCTTCGGCGGCTAA
- the LOC131008622 gene encoding protein PTST, chloroplastic isoform X1, with the protein MACNNIFSVAAQPSITRIPTMKIDQSQVEMPCFVKQNQGLIVKGSVYNRPTKVFCNAASLEEEFSAIQSKNFSKDEESDVEALPEETVLPSSEELKALLADSQRAALVKKLSEANQQNRFLKRQLQVKEDELVDFKSELAVMDIEVQALLHLAEEIANYDIPEGSRKINGKYIQSHLLLKLEAIQKRLAKQIKDVDAAQPQEVHLIWYGMAESVQVMGSFDGWSEGEHLSPEYAGSYTKFLTTLMLRPGRYEIKFLVDGEWKLSPDFPTVGEGMMQNNLLIVE; encoded by the exons ATGGCTTGCAATAATATATTCAGCGTTGCGGCGCAACCGTCTATAACCAG GATCCCTACGATGAAAATTGATCAGTCTCAAGTGGAAATGCCTTGCTTCGTTAAACAGAATCAGGGTTTGATTGTTAAAGGCTCTGTTTATAATCGGCCTACGAAGGTATTCTGCAATGCTGCTAGTTTGGAGGAGGAATTCTCAGCAATACAATCCAAGAATTTCTCCAAGGATGAGGAATCTGATGTCGAGGCTTTGCCGGAAGAGACGGTCCTTCCTAGTAGTGAAGAG TTGAAGGCATTGCTTGCTGATTCTCAAAGAGCAGCACTGGTAAAGAAACTGAGCGAAGCAAATCAACAGAACCGGTTTCTGAAACGCCAG CTACAAGTTAAGGAAGATGAACTAGTTGATTTCAAGAGTGAACTTGCTGTCATGGACATTGAGGTTCAG GCTCTGCTTCATTTGGCAGAAGAGATCGCTAATTATGATATTCCAGAAGGTTCAAGAAAGATTAATGGAAAATACATTCAATCACACCTCCTCTTAAAGCTTGAAG CTATACAAAAACGGTTGGCAAAACAGATCAAGGATGTGGATGCTGCACAACCTCAAGAAGTTCATTTAATTTGGTATGGTATGGCAGAG AGCGTGCAAGTAATGGGATCCTTTGATGGCTGGAGTGAAGGGGAACACCTCTCACCAGAGTATGCAGGTTCATATACAAAATTCTTAACCACATTGATGCTTAGACCTGGAAG ATACGAAATCAAGTTCTTGGTGGATGGTGAATGGAAACTATCGCCTGATTTTCCCACTGTTGGAGAGGGGATGATGCAGAACAATTTGCTGATTGTCGAATAG
- the LOC131008622 gene encoding protein PTST, chloroplastic isoform X2: protein MACNNIFSVAAQPSITRIPTMKIDQSQVEMPCFVKQNQGLIVKGSVYNRPTKVFCNAASLEEEFSAIQSKNFSKDEESDVEALPEETVLPSSEELKALLADSQRAALVKKLSEANQQNRFLKRQLQVKEDELVDFKSELAVMDIEVQALLHLAEEIANYDIPEGSRKINGKYIQSHLLLKLEAIQKRLAKQIKDVDAAQPQEVHLIWYGMAEARKHYLLTSSRNINNMFHTLQ from the exons ATGGCTTGCAATAATATATTCAGCGTTGCGGCGCAACCGTCTATAACCAG GATCCCTACGATGAAAATTGATCAGTCTCAAGTGGAAATGCCTTGCTTCGTTAAACAGAATCAGGGTTTGATTGTTAAAGGCTCTGTTTATAATCGGCCTACGAAGGTATTCTGCAATGCTGCTAGTTTGGAGGAGGAATTCTCAGCAATACAATCCAAGAATTTCTCCAAGGATGAGGAATCTGATGTCGAGGCTTTGCCGGAAGAGACGGTCCTTCCTAGTAGTGAAGAG TTGAAGGCATTGCTTGCTGATTCTCAAAGAGCAGCACTGGTAAAGAAACTGAGCGAAGCAAATCAACAGAACCGGTTTCTGAAACGCCAG CTACAAGTTAAGGAAGATGAACTAGTTGATTTCAAGAGTGAACTTGCTGTCATGGACATTGAGGTTCAG GCTCTGCTTCATTTGGCAGAAGAGATCGCTAATTATGATATTCCAGAAGGTTCAAGAAAGATTAATGGAAAATACATTCAATCACACCTCCTCTTAAAGCTTGAAG CTATACAAAAACGGTTGGCAAAACAGATCAAGGATGTGGATGCTGCACAACCTCAAGAAGTTCATTTAATTTGGTATGGTATGGCAGAG GCAAGGAAGCATTACCTTCTTACCAGTTCAAGAAACATAAACAATATGTTCCACACTCTTCAATGA
- the LOC131008623 gene encoding L-type lectin-domain containing receptor kinase IX.1-like, whose protein sequence is MATFCSAHGNLVAAIIFLLSLTLTPFSLSLNFRLSSFSPDDTAILLEGDAVISVGKIELNKVNYIFRVGRVIYNGKVPLWEPNSAKRADFTTRFSFIIDTLNKSAHGHGLAFFLAPAGFEIPPNSGGAFLGLFNTTTSGSSQSQIVAVEFDTFANSGEWDPPYEHVGINNNSIASSVTTPWNVSLHDGETTDVWISYSAATTNLTVFWSYNGAPNSTLSYQVDLREVLPQWVTVGITAATGSNLNIERHILESWEFSSSLDIKEGGRNDETNIALIVGLAIGACVLITAAVVAYVVVKKRRYSMLEKAREAAHLSSIGDDLERGAGPRRFSYQQLALATNNFSQDRKQGEGGFGAVYKGHLIDLDTAVAVKKISKGSRQGKKEYIAEVKTIGMLRHRNLVQLIGWCHDQGEFMLVYEFLPNGSLDHHLFGRKTALNWSVRYRVAIGLASALLYLHEEWEQCVVHRDIKSSNVMLDSSFNVKLGDFGLARLMDHGIDPKTTGLAGTLGYLAPEYVSSGRASKESDVYSFGVVALEIATGRRSTDALDERGLVAWVWDLYGNGELLSGVDGKLQGDFDPRQVERVMVVGLWCAHPDRNLRSSIREACHVLNSEKEVPKLPSKMPTPVYYAPAAAAVAAPVSTSSAGSTEPFITSSSINIGR, encoded by the coding sequence ATGGCCACATTCTGCTCTGCACATGGAAATCTGGTTGCTGCCATCATCTTCctcctctctctcactctcacccctttctctctctctctgaattTCCGACTTTCCAGCTTCAGCCCCGACGACACCGCCATACTCCTGGAAGGCGACGCCGTGATTTCCGTCGGAAAAATCGAGTTGAACAAGGTCAATTACATCTTCCGCGTCGGCCGAGTCATCTACAACGGCAAGGTGCCTCTCTGGGAACCCAACTCCGCCAAGCGCGCAGATTTCACCACCCGTTTTTCCTTCATCATCGACACGCTAAACAAATCGGCGCACGGCCATGGACTCGCCTTCTTCCTCGCACCCGCCGGCTTCGAGATCCCGCCCAACTCCGGGGGCGCGTTCTTAGGCCTCTTCAACACGACCACCTCCGGCTCCTCGCAGAGCCAGATCGTGGCCGTGGAATTCGACACCTTCGCCAACTCCGGCGAGTGGGACCCCCCGTATGAGCACGTGGGGATCAACAATAACTCCATTGCTTCCTCAGTGACCACGCCGTGGAACGTCTCTTTGCACGACGGAGAGACTACAGATGTTTGGATCAGTTACAGTGCAGCCACAACCAACTTAACCGTCTTCTGGAGCTACAACGGCGCCCCCAATTCAACCCTTTCGTATCAAGTAGACCTTAGAGAGGTTCTCCCTCAGTGGGTCACGGTTGGCATCACTGCTGCTACGGGTTCCAACCTTAACATCGAACGCCACATTCTTGAGTCGTGGGAGTTCAGTTCCAGTTTAGATATCAAAGAGGGTGGCCGGAATGATGAGACCAACATAGCACTGATTGTGGGTTTGGCTATAGGGGCATGCGTTTTGATAACCGCTGCAGTAGTAGCATATGTGGTGGTGAAGAAACGGAGATATTCCATGTTGGAGAAAGCCCGAGAAGCAGCTCATTTGAGCTCAATAGGAGATGATCTTGAAAGAGGAGCAGGGCCAAGGAGATTTTCCTACCAACAACTTGCTTTGGCTACCAACAACTTTTCCCAAGACAGGAAACAGGGTGAGGGAGGATTCGGAGCAGTTTACAAGGGCCACCTCATCGACTTGGATACGGCCGTCGCAGTCAAGAAAATCTCAAAGGGATCCAGGCAGGGGAAGAAGGAATACATCGCGGAGGTGAAGACCATAGGCATGTTGAGGCACAGGAATTTGGTGCAACTCATCGGTTGGTGCCACGACCAAGGCGAGTTCATGCTCGTGTACGAGTTCCTGCCCAATGGAAGCCTGGACCATCATCTGTTTGGCAGAAAGACTGCTCTTAACTGGAGTGTGAGATACAGAGTAGCCATTGGATTGGCTTCTGCATTGCTGTATCTTCACGAGGAGTGGGAACAGTGCGTGGTGCACAGGGATATCAAGTCCAGCAATGTGATGCTCGATTCCAGCTTCAATGTGAAGCTAGGCGACTTTGGGCTGGCTCGGCTCATGGACCATGGGATCGACCCCAAGACCACAGGACTAGCCGGGACACTGGGGTATCTGGCGCCAGAGTATGTGAGCAGTGGCAGAGCCAGCAAGGAATCGGATGTGTACAGCTTCGGGGTGGTGGCTCTGGAGATTGCTACTGGAAGACGATCAACGGATGCATTGGACGAGAGAGGCCTGGTGGCGTGGGTTTGGGATCTCTACGGGAACGGAGAGCTTCTGTCAGGTGTGGATGGGAAACTGCAAGGGGACTTTGATCCGAGGCAAGTGGAGCGCGTGATGGTAGTCGGGCTTTGGTGCGCTCACCCGGACAGGAACCTGAGGTCGTCAATTCGAGAAGCATGCCATGTTCTGAATTCGGAGAAAGAGGTGCCTAAACTACCGTCCAAGATGCCGACGCCGGTATATTATGCACCTGCAGCTGCAGCTGTAGCTGCTCCTGTTAGTACCTCATCAGCTGGCTCAACAGAGCCCTTCATCACCAGCTCTAGTATCAATATTGGCAGATAA